The sequence AACGCATGACCCTGCAACCGGGCGAACAGCGCGAGGTCGCCTTCACGCTAAAGGCCGCCGATGCGCTGCGTATCTACGACGAGCAGCGCAAGACCTACGCTGTGGACCCGGGCGCCTATGAAGTGCAGATCGGCGCATCCAGCAGCGACATCCGCAGCAAGCAACGCTTTACCGTCACCAACGACTAGCGCCTTTCAGAACCCCCTCGCCCTGCGGACATGGCGAACAAATCCTCTGGCCGCGATCGCCCTAAGCCCCTCTCCCCTCGGGGCGATAAGGCACTGCTTGCGCACCACTGGCGCGCGTGCCGCGGCACGGAGCGGGGTTGGGGACGGCGCAGGCGACTCCACCAACTCCCTAGTGCGCGGACACCACGATGCAAGCCCCACGTCTTTCGCTCGATACCCTTGCCACCCTGACGCCAGCGGTTTCAACGCCCGCTTACGATCCAGCAACAACCACCATCGGCATCGTCCATCTGGGCGCAGGCGCCTTCCACCGCGCACACCAGGCCGTCTACATCGATGACCTGCTCGCAGACGATCCCAGCTGGGCCATCTGCGCCGTCTCGCTGCACAGCCCGCAGGTGCGCGACGCGTTGCGCCCGCAAGATGGCCTCTACACCCTCGCCCTGCTCGATGAGCACCCGCAACTGCGCATCATCGGCACCATCCGCCAGGTGCTGTGCGCCGCCGAAGAGCAAGCCGCCGTGCTCGCGCGCCTGGCCGATCCCGCCGTGCGGCTAGTCACCCTCACCATCACCGAAAAAGGCTATTGCCTGGTCGGCGACACGCTCGACCTGCATCACCCCGACATCGTGCACGACCTCGCCAACCCCGCCGCGCCGCGCAGTGCAGTCGGCTATCTGGTGGCCGGGCTGCACCGGCGCATGCAGGCCGGCCTTGCACCGTTCACCGTGCTCAGTTGCGACAATCTCACTGATAACGGCCACCTGCTGCGCCGTGCAGTACTGCTGCTGGCGCGCCAGCACGACGCAGCGCTTGCAGAATGGATCAAGCAGCACGTCAGTTTCCCGCGCTCGATGGTCGACAGCATCACCCCGGCCACCGACGAGGCACTACGCACCCAGGTACAGGCGCAGACCGGCCTGCACGATGCCTGGCCGATCCAGCGCGAGCGATACAGCCAGTGGGTGATCGAAGACGATTTCTGCAACGGCCGCCCCAACCTGGCGCGCGTTGGCGTGGTGCTCAGCGACGACATCGCCGGCCATGCGCGCGCCAAGCTGCGCCTGCTCAATGCCCCGCACTCCACGCTGGCGTATCTGGGCAGCTTGCTGCAGCTGGAAACCGTTGCCGATGCCATGGCGCATCGGCCGCTGGCGGCGTTCGCCGAAGCGCTGATGCGAGAAGACATCGCGCCCACACTGCAGCCGATGGACGGCTTCGATGCGCAGCGCTACAGCGACGCGATTCTTGCGCGCTTCCGCAATCCCGCCATCCGCCATCTGCTTGCGCAGATCGCCTGGGATGGCTCGCAGAAGATTCCGGTGCGCCTGCTCGCCACCATCGACGACGCACTTGCCGCGGGCCGGCCCATCGACCGCCTCTGTTTGCCGGTCGCCGCGTGGCTGCAGTTCGTGCGCCGGCAGGCGCGCAACGGCGTGGCCCTGGCCGACCCCTTGAACGATGCCCTGAGCGCGCTGGGACGTGCAGCTACCGGCGATGCAGCCGGCGATATCGCCCGCTTTGTCGCGGTGGATGCCGTGTTCGGTGCGCTGTCTACGGATCCGCGCTTTATCGATGCGCTGACCAGCGGCTATACCGCGCTGGGCGATGCCACGCCAGGCCGGGTGGACGCGGTCCTTGCTGCGTTGAGTGCCTGAGCCACGTGGTGGAGCCAGGATGGCCGCCGGCGTGTGGGCTGCTCGCTCGACCCAGGTTGCTGCATCGGGATCGGGCCGTCCGATCGGCAAGGGTGCCCGATGCAATCCTCGCTGTGCTGCTCCACGCATGACGTCAATGGCGGCGCCGACCTGCGATCGAACGCCGCGCGATTGCAGCATGGGTCAGCGGTCGCCGATGACCTGCCCGATCCGCAACAAATTGCCGCTCTCGTCCACGATCGCAAATTCGCGCATGCCCCAGGGCTTGTCGCCCACCGGGTCGACCCTTGGAATTCCCCGGGCCGGGAGCGCCGCTACCTGCATCGCTGCATGGATGGCATCGACATCGCTCACCCGCAGATAGCAGCCCGCATAGCAGCTCGCCGGATCCAGATCCGGGTGCGCGAAGAAGTGCAGCTCCACATCGCCGCGCCGCAGGATGGCGTACCCCGCGTCATGCGGATGCGCCTCGCCCTCGAAGCCAAGCCGACGATAGAACGCCAGCGTCTGCGCGATGGAGCGGCTGGGAAGGACTGGGATGGTCTGGTCGTGCTCTGAAAGCCGGATCATGGTTTGCTCTTTCATGATGCAGTTGGCCTTAATGGAGACTACACCACCCGCAGATGACAAAACTTCAGGACTGCTGGCAACGCCGAGCATCTCAGGAGCGCAGTTGCTCAATAGAGAAGGGGCGAACCATCATTTTTATGATTGAGGCAAAGAATTAAGCGAACTCATCTACTTAAAATTACA comes from Xanthomonas vesicatoria ATCC 35937 and encodes:
- a CDS encoding mannitol dehydrogenase family protein produces the protein MQAPRLSLDTLATLTPAVSTPAYDPATTTIGIVHLGAGAFHRAHQAVYIDDLLADDPSWAICAVSLHSPQVRDALRPQDGLYTLALLDEHPQLRIIGTIRQVLCAAEEQAAVLARLADPAVRLVTLTITEKGYCLVGDTLDLHHPDIVHDLANPAAPRSAVGYLVAGLHRRMQAGLAPFTVLSCDNLTDNGHLLRRAVLLLARQHDAALAEWIKQHVSFPRSMVDSITPATDEALRTQVQAQTGLHDAWPIQRERYSQWVIEDDFCNGRPNLARVGVVLSDDIAGHARAKLRLLNAPHSTLAYLGSLLQLETVADAMAHRPLAAFAEALMREDIAPTLQPMDGFDAQRYSDAILARFRNPAIRHLLAQIAWDGSQKIPVRLLATIDDALAAGRPIDRLCLPVAAWLQFVRRQARNGVALADPLNDALSALGRAATGDAAGDIARFVAVDAVFGALSTDPRFIDALTSGYTALGDATPGRVDAVLAALSA
- a CDS encoding bleomycin resistance protein; protein product: MIRLSEHDQTIPVLPSRSIAQTLAFYRRLGFEGEAHPHDAGYAILRRGDVELHFFAHPDLDPASCYAGCYLRVSDVDAIHAAMQVAALPARGIPRVDPVGDKPWGMREFAIVDESGNLLRIGQVIGDR